The Chryseobacterium indicum genome includes a window with the following:
- a CDS encoding TonB-dependent receptor: MNQTEIINIFTKKTLGLTFVLSAAALAFAQEKVGISGSVVSKNNLPVPYASVTFSNKANKQFSDATLTDEKGQYKLDLAPGAYDITIEAIDYQKSVVNKQITAAGNIGALSIDPEKSATNLKTGDIQGVVITAQATKPYKVELDKRTYDPSQDIVSKGGNLQDVLSNVPSVSVDTDGTVSMRGSSNVKFLINGKPSALLGIDDGANALQSIPADQIEKIEVITNPSSKFEASGTAGILNIILKKNKKTGFNGSVTGTVGYLPQTNLNTNLSWRKGNFSWFLNGGGGYRESKNTNRSDDYFSNAIAASDFTERHQNSVTNSKNNNYNASAGVVYDISPKTSINASGTVRTFDSENDGNIDYSYFYLSNPSSSSNRRTLGTNNNLAFQGDFGLDHKFDDKGQNLSVSLSLQSNRSFNDTNIDETRDGIFSLKDIVNQNTKNKTLIGKADYELPIGEYSKLEAGYRIDINSNDYSNDVQESTALSPTLSFLRPYTYDATYKETFNAFYLQFKSKIGKISYQLGLRDELSNIDINYANLSPKDKDIITTKNYNNLFPSVYLSYEFAKDNQLLLNYARRIDRPRSFFMIPNPNYSDNQNIFDGNIDLNPSYVDSYELGYSISKKKFTINPTLYFRHQTDDTKMLVYNKLAEDENGNLITPRRIESHTKPINLGSDDRYGLDLNFNWDATSWLKFLGNVDLFGYNTKGSTLYDTFDKNGNPIQAVADFNGSGFSTRARLTTTFKVDKTFNFQIQGFYRGGQKTAYQDRKDMYAINFGASKTIWDGNGTISFNIQDIFNTRAMQATTYTANSIRDSYMQWQPRQFALSLTYRFKQGNEKVEQPKRKKDINSNATGDDQQGGPM; the protein is encoded by the coding sequence ATGAATCAGACGGAAATCATTAACATTTTTACAAAGAAAACCTTAGGGCTTACCTTTGTACTTTCGGCAGCAGCATTGGCTTTTGCACAGGAGAAGGTCGGTATTTCCGGGTCGGTTGTCAGCAAGAATAACCTGCCCGTTCCTTACGCTTCTGTTACCTTCAGTAACAAGGCAAACAAACAGTTCAGTGATGCTACGCTTACCGACGAAAAAGGTCAGTACAAGCTTGATCTTGCACCGGGAGCTTATGATATTACTATTGAAGCAATCGATTACCAGAAAAGTGTAGTTAACAAACAAATTACTGCGGCAGGAAACATCGGTGCTTTATCAATCGACCCTGAAAAGAGTGCTACGAATCTGAAAACAGGAGACATTCAGGGAGTTGTGATTACAGCTCAGGCTACGAAGCCTTACAAGGTGGAACTGGATAAAAGAACATATGATCCGTCTCAGGATATTGTAAGCAAAGGGGGAAATCTTCAGGACGTCCTTTCCAACGTTCCTTCGGTTTCTGTAGACACAGACGGAACGGTTTCTATGAGAGGAAGTTCTAATGTAAAATTTTTAATCAACGGAAAACCTTCTGCCCTTCTTGGAATTGATGACGGAGCTAATGCTTTGCAGAGTATTCCGGCAGATCAGATCGAAAAAATTGAAGTAATTACGAACCCTTCATCAAAATTTGAAGCAAGCGGAACAGCAGGTATTCTGAATATTATTCTTAAGAAAAATAAGAAAACAGGCTTCAACGGAAGTGTTACCGGAACCGTTGGATATTTGCCGCAAACAAACCTTAATACCAATTTAAGTTGGAGAAAAGGAAACTTCTCATGGTTTCTTAATGGCGGAGGTGGTTATAGAGAATCTAAAAACACAAACAGAAGCGACGATTATTTCTCTAATGCTATTGCAGCAAGCGATTTTACGGAAAGACATCAAAATTCTGTAACAAACAGTAAGAATAACAATTACAACGCGTCAGCAGGAGTTGTATACGATATTTCTCCAAAAACTTCAATTAACGCTTCCGGTACGGTGAGAACTTTTGACAGCGAAAATGACGGAAATATTGACTACAGTTATTTTTATTTAAGTAATCCAAGTTCATCTTCTAACAGAAGAACTTTAGGCACAAATAACAATCTTGCTTTTCAGGGAGATTTTGGATTAGATCATAAATTTGATGATAAAGGTCAGAATTTATCAGTATCGCTAAGTTTACAGAGCAACAGATCTTTTAATGATACCAATATTGATGAAACCAGAGATGGAATATTCAGTCTTAAGGATATTGTAAATCAGAACACTAAAAATAAAACGTTAATCGGTAAAGCAGATTACGAATTGCCGATTGGAGAATATTCTAAATTAGAGGCAGGATACAGAATAGACATCAACTCTAATGACTACAGCAATGATGTTCAGGAAAGCACAGCTTTAAGTCCTACTTTATCATTTTTAAGGCCTTACACCTATGACGCAACATATAAGGAAACATTTAATGCTTTTTATTTGCAGTTTAAAAGTAAGATCGGAAAAATCAGCTATCAGTTAGGATTAAGAGACGAACTCTCTAACATCGATATTAATTATGCCAATTTATCTCCTAAGGATAAGGATATAATTACTACAAAGAATTATAACAATTTGTTTCCAAGTGTTTACTTGAGCTATGAATTCGCAAAAGACAATCAGCTTTTACTAAACTATGCGAGAAGAATTGATCGTCCAAGATCATTCTTTATGATTCCTAATCCAAATTATAGCGATAATCAAAATATTTTTGACGGAAATATTGATCTGAATCCTTCGTATGTAGATTCTTACGAGTTAGGTTATAGCATTTCTAAAAAGAAATTCACCATTAATCCGACTTTGTATTTCAGACATCAGACCGATGATACAAAAATGTTAGTTTATAATAAACTTGCAGAAGATGAAAATGGAAATCTTATTACACCAAGACGTATTGAATCTCATACCAAGCCAATTAATTTGGGATCTGATGACCGTTACGGTTTAGATCTGAATTTTAACTGGGATGCAACAAGCTGGCTTAAATTTTTAGGTAACGTAGATTTATTCGGATATAATACCAAAGGCAGCACTTTGTATGACACATTCGACAAAAACGGAAATCCTATTCAGGCAGTTGCAGATTTTAACGGTAGTGGTTTTTCAACAAGAGCAAGACTTACTACAACTTTTAAAGTCGACAAAACTTTTAATTTCCAGATTCAAGGTTTCTACAGAGGAGGGCAAAAAACTGCTTATCAGGACAGAAAAGATATGTATGCCATTAACTTCGGAGCATCGAAAACGATTTGGGACGGTAATGGAACAATATCTTTTAATATTCAGGATATTTTCAATACGAGAGCAATGCAGGCTACAACATACACTGCAAACAGTATAAGAGATTCTTATATGCAATGGCAGCCAAGACAATTTGCTTTATCTTTGACCTACAGATTCAAGCAAGGAAACGAAAAAGTAGAACAGCCGAAACGTAAAAAAGACATCAACTCCAATGCAACCGGAGACGATCAGCAAGGTGGACCAATGTAA
- the mltG gene encoding endolytic transglycosylase MltG produces the protein MKKAILIIILLVFVAGGFFGFKFYKKYYGNNIEKDGYVLIPHQANFKQILDSAAKYVDNKEAFEAVAKEKDLDKYFKPGRYHFQKGLGNANLVNMIKAGNQSENSFRIGDFGDVYQMIGKVTKKTEQDSLQFVNEFNSIAAEKGYNNAEDLKKYFFIDTYNFFWTVTPKEFFKKFDDQYNEFWNSERKSKEQQSGLTRDQIYALASIVYKESGGKKDEQKTIAGLYLNRYKKGMKLQSDPTVIYAINKQTNFKEQIKRVFYKHLSTPSPYNTYANKGIPPGPICVVDKNSVDAVLNAEKNDYIFMCADPARFGYHKFTANAEEHAVNAKAYQDWLNSKNIK, from the coding sequence ATGAAGAAAGCTATTCTTATCATCATCCTGCTTGTTTTTGTAGCAGGAGGATTTTTTGGATTTAAATTTTATAAAAAATATTACGGTAATAACATCGAAAAAGACGGATATGTTTTGATTCCTCATCAGGCAAATTTTAAACAAATCCTTGATTCTGCGGCGAAATACGTCGATAATAAAGAAGCTTTTGAAGCCGTTGCGAAAGAAAAGGATCTCGACAAGTATTTCAAACCGGGACGTTATCATTTTCAGAAAGGTCTGGGAAATGCGAATTTGGTTAATATGATTAAAGCAGGAAATCAGAGTGAAAACAGTTTCAGAATTGGTGATTTTGGGGATGTTTATCAGATGATTGGCAAGGTAACCAAAAAAACAGAACAGGATTCTTTACAATTTGTGAATGAATTCAATTCGATTGCTGCCGAAAAAGGATATAACAATGCGGAAGATTTAAAAAAGTATTTCTTTATAGATACATACAATTTTTTCTGGACGGTAACTCCGAAAGAATTTTTCAAAAAATTTGATGATCAGTACAATGAATTCTGGAACAGCGAAAGAAAATCTAAAGAACAGCAATCCGGTTTAACGAGAGATCAGATTTATGCTTTAGCTTCTATTGTATACAAGGAATCGGGAGGAAAAAAGGACGAACAGAAAACGATTGCAGGATTGTATCTTAACCGTTATAAAAAAGGGATGAAACTTCAGTCTGATCCCACAGTAATTTATGCAATCAATAAGCAGACAAATTTTAAGGAGCAGATCAAAAGGGTTTTTTATAAGCATCTGTCTACTCCATCGCCATACAACACGTATGCTAATAAAGGAATTCCTCCGGGACCTATTTGCGTAGTAGATAAAAATTCTGTGGATGCCGTGCTGAATGCAGAAAAGAACGATTATATTTTTATGTGTGCTGATCCTGCGAGATTCGGATACCACAAATTTACAGCAAATGCAGAAGAACACGCTGTTAATGCTAAAGCTTATCAGGACTGGCTGAATTCAAAAAATATAAAATAA
- a CDS encoding APC family permease — MSKIWTKKPMSAFENDMKSSQLKRVLGKWSLTAIGIGAIIGGGIFVLTGTGAYYHAGPALALSFIIAGIACVFAALCYSEFASILPVEGSAYAYAYGTVGEIFAWIIGWGLILEYAMGSMTVAVSWSGYFNKLLKMFGLHLPDYLTSDPASYTGEGFSMNLPAFLIVIFVISILIKGTKEAAKANNLIVIMKVSAVLFVIIAGAFFINTDNWDPFIPAAKMLKEGENMKEAYGIQGIISGAAAIFFAYVGFDAVSTQAGEAINPKKDVPFAIIVSLLVCTGLYILVSLVLTGMMHYSDFNPQGKYPDAIKAPVAYAFEIAGQGWAGYIITIAATVGLISVLMVMIMGQSRIFLGMSKDGLIPKMFSDVHPVRKTPAKSLMLLGIIIATVAAFTPISKLADMTSFGTLFAFTMVCVAVWILRKKEPNMPRTFKVPALPVIATLGICINLYLIWNLSHEAKYLSMGWLALGVVIYFTYSLRNSKLHKVGYGETFKAEQEPLQKPDLD, encoded by the coding sequence ATGTCTAAAATTTGGACCAAAAAACCGATGAGTGCTTTCGAAAATGATATGAAAAGCAGTCAGCTCAAAAGAGTACTCGGTAAATGGAGTCTTACAGCTATCGGAATCGGGGCTATTATTGGTGGAGGAATTTTCGTACTTACAGGAACCGGAGCGTATTATCATGCCGGACCTGCATTGGCTCTTTCCTTCATTATTGCCGGAATTGCTTGTGTATTTGCAGCATTGTGTTACTCAGAATTTGCATCTATCCTGCCTGTTGAAGGTTCAGCGTATGCCTATGCGTACGGAACTGTGGGAGAAATATTTGCATGGATCATCGGTTGGGGACTCATCCTCGAGTATGCGATGGGATCTATGACAGTAGCCGTTTCCTGGTCCGGATATTTCAATAAGTTGTTAAAAATGTTCGGTCTTCATCTTCCGGATTACCTTACTTCAGATCCTGCAAGTTATACTGGAGAAGGTTTTTCGATGAATTTACCGGCTTTCCTTATCGTAATTTTTGTAATTTCTATCCTTATCAAAGGAACTAAAGAAGCTGCAAAAGCGAATAACCTTATCGTAATCATGAAGGTTTCTGCGGTTCTTTTCGTGATTATTGCAGGAGCATTCTTCATTAATACAGATAACTGGGATCCTTTCATTCCTGCTGCTAAGATGTTAAAAGAAGGAGAGAATATGAAAGAAGCGTATGGTATTCAGGGAATTATTTCCGGTGCTGCTGCAATTTTCTTTGCGTATGTAGGTTTCGATGCCGTTTCTACACAGGCGGGAGAAGCAATCAATCCGAAAAAAGATGTTCCGTTTGCGATCATCGTTTCACTTTTGGTTTGTACAGGATTATATATTTTGGTATCTCTTGTTTTAACAGGGATGATGCATTACTCAGACTTCAATCCACAAGGAAAATATCCTGACGCAATTAAAGCACCTGTAGCATATGCATTCGAAATTGCAGGACAGGGCTGGGCTGGATACATCATCACAATTGCAGCAACTGTAGGTTTAATTTCTGTATTGATGGTAATGATCATGGGACAATCGAGAATTTTCTTAGGAATGTCTAAAGACGGTCTTATTCCTAAAATGTTCAGCGATGTTCATCCGGTAAGAAAAACACCGGCTAAAAGTTTAATGCTTTTAGGAATCATCATTGCTACCGTAGCAGCATTTACACCAATTAGTAAACTGGCAGATATGACGAGTTTCGGTACTTTATTTGCGTTTACAATGGTTTGTGTAGCGGTTTGGATCTTAAGAAAAAAAGAACCTAATATGCCAAGAACATTTAAAGTTCCTGCACTTCCTGTAATCGCAACATTAGGAATCTGCATCAACCTTTATCTGATCTGGAACTTAAGCCACGAAGCAAAATACCTTTCTATGGGTTGGTTAGCGCTTGGTGTAGTTATTTACTTTACCTATAGTTTAAGAAACAGTAAACTTCACAAAGTGGGTTATGGCGAAACGTTCAAAGCAGAACAGGAACCATTGCAAAAGCCTGATTTAGATTAA
- a CDS encoding adenylyltransferase/cytidyltransferase family protein — protein sequence MKTQRIGITFSSFDLLHAGHIKMLEEAKTVCDYLIVGLQIDPSHDRPTKNKPTQTIVERYIQLKAVNAVDEIIPYYTEEDLLDILKSFVIDVRIIGDDYLDRDFTGKKYCEEKGIEIFYNKRDHRFSSSDLRKRIYEAELQKLEKAEAAK from the coding sequence ATGAAAACACAAAGAATAGGCATCACGTTTTCGTCATTCGACCTGCTTCACGCAGGGCATATTAAAATGCTTGAAGAAGCAAAAACCGTATGTGACTACCTTATTGTAGGTTTGCAGATTGATCCCTCTCACGATCGCCCAACCAAAAATAAACCGACCCAGACCATCGTAGAAAGATATATTCAGTTAAAAGCAGTAAACGCTGTTGATGAGATTATTCCATATTACACAGAGGAAGATCTTCTGGATATTTTAAAATCTTTCGTAATTGATGTAAGAATTATCGGGGACGATTATCTTGACAGAGATTTCACCGGAAAAAAATATTGTGAAGAAAAAGGAATTGAGATTTTTTACAATAAAAGAGATCATAGGTTTTCTTCCAGCGATTTAAGAAAAAGAATCTACGAAGCCGAACTCCAGAAACTGGAAAAAGCAGAAGCTGCAAAATAA
- the dapF gene encoding diaminopimelate epimerase: MEFYKYQGTGNDFVMIDNRSGEWDDLSIENIQKLCDRRFGIGADGLIKINSAKGYDFEVDYYNSDGSKSFCGNGARCSVAFAFFLDIFEGSCKFTAIDGEHIAEIHNGIVKLKMSDVHTISNDGEDTVMDTGSPHYVKYVEDIVNYNVFAEGNGIRNSENYKEKGINVNFMEKISDDEIFVRTYERGVEDETYSCGTGVTASALTFLQNNNLISVKVKTLGGNLKVYAEKNGDTFQNIWLEGPAKQVFRGKIDLI; encoded by the coding sequence ATGGAATTTTATAAATATCAGGGTACAGGAAACGATTTTGTAATGATAGACAATCGTTCCGGAGAATGGGATGATCTTTCCATTGAAAATATTCAGAAGCTTTGTGACCGCCGTTTCGGGATCGGAGCAGACGGACTTATTAAAATAAACTCCGCGAAAGGGTATGATTTTGAAGTGGATTATTATAACTCAGACGGTTCAAAAAGTTTTTGCGGAAACGGAGCGAGATGTTCTGTAGCTTTTGCTTTTTTCCTTGATATTTTTGAAGGCAGTTGTAAATTCACGGCTATTGACGGGGAACATATTGCCGAAATCCACAACGGAATCGTAAAGTTAAAAATGAGCGATGTACATACGATCTCCAATGACGGAGAGGACACGGTAATGGATACAGGTTCGCCACATTACGTGAAATATGTGGAAGATATCGTTAACTACAACGTTTTTGCAGAAGGAAACGGTATCAGAAATTCTGAAAATTATAAGGAAAAAGGCATCAACGTGAATTTTATGGAAAAAATTTCTGATGATGAGATTTTCGTAAGAACCTATGAACGAGGCGTTGAGGATGAAACCTACAGTTGCGGAACGGGAGTTACGGCTTCGGCTTTAACTTTTCTTCAAAATAACAATCTAATCTCTGTAAAAGTTAAAACTTTGGGCGGAAATCTGAAAGTATATGCTGAAAAAAACGGAGACACTTTTCAGAACATCTGGCTCGAAGGTCCTGCAAAGCAGGTTTTTAGAGGTAAAATAGACCTTATTTAA
- the pnuC gene encoding nicotinamide riboside transporter PnuC: MNVYDLFLKPYETYSATQILLESSATVFGILSVYFSIKKNIWVYPTGIVSTLIYVYILFNFGLLGDCMINVYYTVMSIYGWILWGKSSQDHVHVEVSWASKKEWLYGILLFVLSLVLVTVIYYFKPYIDNHFSMKGVDLGLYHLDWGNWLDVITTSIFLVGMWFMAKRRIENWIFWIIGDFICIPMMIYKELGITSVQYLVFTIMAIQGYASWKKSYKEKKYN, encoded by the coding sequence ATGAATGTATACGATCTTTTCTTAAAACCCTATGAAACCTACTCTGCCACGCAGATTCTGCTGGAATCATCCGCTACGGTATTCGGAATTTTAAGTGTTTATTTTTCAATTAAAAAAAATATCTGGGTTTATCCTACAGGAATTGTTTCAACTTTAATTTATGTGTATATTCTTTTCAATTTTGGTCTGCTTGGAGACTGTATGATTAATGTTTATTACACCGTAATGAGCATTTACGGATGGATTCTTTGGGGAAAAAGCTCGCAGGATCACGTTCATGTGGAAGTAAGCTGGGCATCTAAAAAAGAATGGCTGTACGGAATTTTACTTTTTGTATTAAGTTTGGTTCTGGTAACTGTAATATATTATTTCAAACCTTATATTGATAATCATTTTTCTATGAAAGGTGTAGATTTAGGTCTGTATCATTTGGACTGGGGAAACTGGCTGGATGTCATTACAACTTCTATTTTTCTTGTGGGGATGTGGTTTATGGCGAAAAGACGCATAGAGAACTGGATTTTCTGGATCATCGGAGATTTTATCTGCATTCCGATGATGATTTATAAGGAACTTGGAATCACTTCGGTTCAATATTTGGTATTTACCATTATGGCGATCCAGGGATACGCCAGTTGGAAAAAAAGTTATAAAGAAAAAAAGTACAATTAA
- the galE gene encoding UDP-glucose 4-epimerase GalE, with amino-acid sequence MAILVTGGLGYIGSHTVVELLNNNFEVVIVDDLSHSERFILKNIEEITGKKPVFYPFDLKRKELLTQVFDAHEIDGCINFAAFKAVGESQVKPVDYYENNLFSLINILQEFKERGISNFIFSSSCTVYGQADEMPIHENTPLKMPESVYGKTKQMGEEILIDFAKAYHRKISLLRYFNPIGAHPSAKIGELPIGVPNNLVPFVMQTAAGIREKLNVWGNDYPTEDGTAVRDYIYIVDLAKAHVAALKKLMADDSDHAVVDIFNLGTGKGSSVLEVVKAFETANDVKVPYQICDRREGDITIAYANVDKAQKELNWKSETSLEEALRTVWQWQKYLETRNT; translated from the coding sequence ATGGCAATACTCGTAACAGGAGGTTTAGGATATATCGGCTCGCATACAGTTGTTGAGCTTCTGAATAACAATTTTGAGGTTGTTATTGTGGATGATTTATCGCATTCCGAGAGATTTATATTAAAAAATATTGAGGAAATTACAGGGAAAAAACCTGTTTTTTATCCTTTCGATTTAAAAAGAAAAGAACTTTTAACGCAGGTTTTTGATGCTCATGAAATTGACGGATGTATCAACTTTGCGGCATTCAAAGCGGTGGGCGAAAGTCAGGTGAAACCTGTTGATTACTATGAGAACAATTTGTTTTCATTAATCAATATCTTACAGGAATTTAAAGAAAGAGGAATTTCAAACTTTATTTTCAGCTCTTCCTGTACGGTTTACGGACAGGCTGATGAAATGCCGATCCACGAAAATACTCCGTTAAAAATGCCTGAAAGCGTTTACGGAAAGACAAAGCAGATGGGAGAGGAGATCCTGATTGATTTTGCAAAAGCATATCACCGCAAAATTTCTTTATTAAGATATTTCAATCCGATCGGAGCACATCCTTCAGCAAAAATAGGGGAGTTACCTATTGGAGTTCCGAATAATTTAGTACCTTTCGTGATGCAAACTGCGGCAGGAATCCGTGAAAAACTAAATGTTTGGGGAAATGATTACCCTACTGAAGACGGAACGGCTGTCCGTGATTATATTTATATTGTAGATTTGGCTAAAGCCCATGTTGCTGCACTGAAAAAATTAATGGCAGACGATTCTGATCATGCAGTTGTTGATATTTTTAATTTAGGAACAGGAAAAGGTTCATCGGTTCTGGAAGTAGTAAAAGCTTTCGAAACAGCAAATGACGTGAAAGTTCCTTACCAGATCTGCGACAGAAGAGAAGGAGATATTACAATTGCTTATGCAAACGTAGATAAAGCCCAGAAAGAGCTTAACTGGAAGTCTGAAACATCTTTAGAAGAAGCATTACGAACAGTGTGGCAGTGGCAGAAATATTTAGAAACAAGAAACACTTAA
- a CDS encoding WD40/YVTN/BNR-like repeat-containing protein yields MKKLLPFLLSFSGIFTFSQQIESSKIILNDKISIRAIEIYDNKVWYSGTDSKFGFVDLKNSKNQKQIRLSEKKLQFRTLGQDKKSFYAINIESPAEFFKIDKKSLKYEVVFRDTVKTAFYDALHFVNDKLAYTFSDADKDSKLKLAKFDNGKWAMLKNDVVLNEGEAAFAASNTNISSTKNYLWIATGGKTSRILKLNFKNNQFKIFNTPVIQGESSQGIYSIDFLDDTFGIAVGGDYTKQEANINNIATTNDGGETWQIQASGQNTGYTTCVKIRPGSKGREIISVGDQHISYSSDFGKTWKKISEEKGFFVCQWINENTVVFAGNGKISVMKLKF; encoded by the coding sequence ATGAAAAAGCTTTTACCATTTTTACTGTCATTCTCCGGGATTTTTACATTTTCTCAACAGATCGAAAGTTCAAAGATTATTTTAAACGATAAAATCAGCATCAGAGCTATTGAAATCTACGATAACAAAGTCTGGTATAGCGGAACGGACTCCAAATTTGGTTTTGTTGATTTAAAGAATTCAAAAAATCAAAAACAGATCAGGCTGTCTGAAAAGAAATTACAGTTTAGAACATTGGGACAGGATAAAAAATCGTTTTATGCCATTAATATTGAAAGTCCTGCTGAATTTTTTAAGATTGATAAAAAAAGCTTGAAATATGAAGTGGTTTTTAGAGATACTGTGAAAACGGCTTTTTATGATGCGCTTCATTTTGTGAATGATAAACTGGCTTATACCTTCAGTGATGCAGATAAGGACAGTAAATTAAAACTTGCCAAATTTGATAACGGAAAGTGGGCTATGCTTAAAAATGATGTTGTATTAAATGAAGGAGAAGCAGCTTTTGCGGCGAGCAATACCAATATTTCATCCACCAAAAATTATTTATGGATTGCAACAGGAGGGAAAACTTCAAGAATTTTAAAATTAAATTTTAAGAATAATCAGTTTAAAATTTTCAATACTCCGGTTATTCAGGGAGAATCTTCTCAGGGAATCTATTCCATCGATTTCTTAGACGATACATTCGGGATTGCGGTTGGCGGAGATTACACAAAACAGGAAGCTAATATCAACAATATCGCAACCACCAATGATGGCGGCGAAACATGGCAAATTCAGGCTTCCGGACAAAATACCGGATATACAACCTGCGTGAAAATAAGACCGGGTTCTAAAGGAAGAGAGATTATTTCGGTTGGAGATCAACATATCAGTTATTCTTCTGATTTCGGGAAAACATGGAAGAAAATTTCGGAGGAGAAGGGTTTTTTTGTTTGTCAGTGGATCAATGAAAATACTGTTGTTTTTGCAGGAAATGGTAAAATTTCTGTCATGAAATTGAAATTCTGA
- a CDS encoding IS3 family transposase (programmed frameshift) produces MRLKKVSAPVQEYSEAFKRQVVSEYERGLYTKSQLQTRYNIRGNSCIPRWLMKYGNFTYEKQLSKGRPMKDPQKQKIKELEAALAKKEEELKVFRKFIEIAERELKVEIGKKVWFQSIQEIKVNTTLSTENICRLFGYSKQAYYKRQKQPVSTDHETRVIELVVSIRKKMPKIGTRKLYVLLKNDFEKEEIHVGRDQLFSILRSNYLLIPRRHSYFKTTNSRHWMKKYPNIIKGKELKCSEKVWVADITYLKTKEKNYYLHLITDAYSKKIVGYELSDNLQTSSTLKALKQAIQNRLYKHSLIHHSDRGLQYCSKEYTETLKKSDMLISMTENSDPYENAIAERVNGILKHEFGLIDTFENFKNLSQQLEQAIYCYNNLRPHFSLHYNIPNQVHMKNNVKLKTYKKQNQNRKIPTLI; encoded by the exons ATGAGATTAAAAAAAGTATCCGCCCCTGTTCAAGAATACAGTGAAGCATTTAAAAGACAAGTTGTCTCCGAATATGAGCGGGGATTATATACAAAATCACAATTACAAACCCGCTATAATATCAGGGGTAATTCCTGCATTCCCAGATGGTTAATGAAATATGGTAACTTTACTTACGAAAAACAATTAAGTAAAGGCAGACCCATGAAAGATCCACAGAAACAGAAGATTAAAGAGCTTGAAGCAGCATTGGCCAAAAAGGAAGAAGAACTCAAAGTGTTCAGGAAATTTATAGAAATTGCAGAGCGTGAGCTTAAGGTTGAGATTG GTAAAAAAGTCTGGTTCCAATCAATCCAGGAAATAAAGGTAAATACGACTCTTTCAACAGAGAATATCTGCCGATTGTTTGGCTACAGTAAGCAAGCTTATTACAAGAGACAAAAACAGCCTGTTTCTACAGATCATGAAACAAGAGTTATAGAATTGGTTGTATCAATTCGTAAAAAGATGCCTAAAATAGGTACTAGAAAACTTTATGTTTTACTTAAGAATGATTTTGAAAAGGAAGAAATTCATGTAGGAAGGGATCAGTTGTTTAGCATTTTGAGATCAAATTATCTTTTAATTCCCAGAAGGCACAGCTATTTTAAAACAACCAATTCCAGACATTGGATGAAAAAATATCCCAATATTATCAAAGGAAAAGAATTGAAATGTTCGGAGAAAGTTTGGGTTGCAGATATTACTTATCTCAAGACCAAAGAGAAGAATTATTATCTTCATCTGATTACCGATGCCTATTCTAAGAAAATTGTAGGATACGAATTGAGTGATAATTTACAGACCAGCTCTACGTTGAAAGCATTAAAGCAAGCCATACAGAATCGACTGTACAAGCATTCACTCATTCATCATTCAGACAGAGGGTTGCAGTATTGCAGTAAAGAATATACTGAAACACTCAAGAAAAGTGATATGCTTATCAGTATGACCGAAAATTCGGATCCTTATGAAAATGCTATAGCAGAGAGAGTGAATGGTATTCTGAAACATGAATTTGGATTGATTGATACTTTTGAAAATTTTAAAAATCTTTCCCAACAGCTTGAACAAGCAATTTATTGCTATAACAATTTAAGACCGCATTTTTCTTTACATTATAATATTCCAAACCAAGTACACATGAAAAATAATGTGAAATTAAAAACCTATAAAAAACAAAATCAGAATAGGAAAATTCCTACTCTGATTTAA